Proteins encoded together in one Chryseobacterium sp. G0201 window:
- a CDS encoding RsiV family protein produces MKNTIAIVALSSFFVFSACKKTETTNPSGEKTEVIQPEKFTVDSVKVEDSIKLTDSLQLKYSSKMLVFPSIKDKKLLDSIYFANKNINDFSKKGIENLVKKEKDDFYNSIKKDSKDWISDIKYSQEWYTSSSMDLKSNVNDFMHIQYIWGSYEGGAHDNYGYNERVFDLKNNKKVELKDITSMPKNKLETLLMKNINKINSGTTDENGKVNNSDMLLVDMIPATNNFYFDDKNLYFHYSPYEITAFAAGDIIIPISWEELKGTLNPEFKNRMKIK; encoded by the coding sequence ATGAAAAATACGATAGCTATTGTAGCGTTATCTTCTTTCTTTGTTTTTTCGGCCTGCAAAAAGACAGAGACAACAAATCCAAGCGGTGAGAAAACAGAAGTAATACAACCTGAAAAATTTACGGTTGATTCTGTAAAGGTAGAAGATTCAATAAAACTGACTGATTCTTTACAATTAAAATATAGTTCAAAAATGTTGGTATTTCCTTCAATTAAGGATAAAAAATTATTAGACAGTATTTATTTTGCAAATAAAAATATCAATGATTTCTCTAAAAAAGGGATAGAAAATTTAGTTAAAAAAGAAAAAGACGACTTTTATAATTCTATTAAAAAAGATTCAAAAGACTGGATTTCCGATATAAAGTACTCTCAGGAATGGTATACAAGTTCTTCTATGGATCTTAAATCTAATGTAAATGATTTTATGCATATTCAATATATTTGGGGATCATATGAAGGTGGAGCACATGATAATTATGGCTATAATGAGAGGGTTTTCGATTTAAAAAACAACAAAAAAGTTGAACTGAAAGATATTACTTCAATGCCCAAAAATAAACTTGAGACACTGCTTATGAAGAATATCAATAAAATCAACAGCGGTACAACGGATGAAAATGGAAAAGTAAATAATTCGGACATGCTATTAGTAGACATGATTCCGGCAACAAATAACTTCTATTTTGATGATAAAAATCTATATTTCCATTACAGTCCTTATGAAATAACTGCTTTTGCGGCTGGAGATATTATCATACCAATTTCATGGGAAGAGTTAAAAGGAACTTTAAATCCAGAATTTAAAAATAGAATGAAAATCAAATAA
- a CDS encoding RsiV family protein — protein sequence MKNAAIILVTLVFLTFFSCKEIGFKNKHIKSNIPVNFTIDSVIEEDFTKLLDSITVKYSSQLLVFPTLKDQKLLHTIYEKDNIKDFSKEGLKKYLEAKKNELYSKLKGSNKLIHLKHLQKWEKTSQMNLKFNKNDYLHIQYYESLFIGGICNYYTYSEKVFDLNNNKKLKLKDITSIPEDRLSEILSNNIDKTTMMQQMKKYDVDEYNALLAERIPLAENFYFDENNLYFHYNKDEIKKGYSIGDIIIPVSWNDLSGTLNIEFKDRMMLK from the coding sequence ATGAAAAATGCAGCAATTATTCTGGTCACTTTAGTATTTCTAACGTTTTTCTCCTGTAAAGAGATAGGATTTAAAAATAAACACATAAAATCCAATATTCCGGTAAATTTTACTATTGATTCTGTTATTGAGGAAGATTTTACAAAACTTTTGGACTCTATTACTGTGAAATATTCTTCACAGTTATTGGTATTTCCAACTTTAAAAGATCAAAAACTGCTTCATACCATTTATGAAAAAGACAATATTAAGGACTTTTCAAAAGAGGGCTTGAAAAAATATTTGGAAGCAAAAAAGAACGAATTGTATTCTAAACTTAAAGGTTCAAATAAACTAATTCATTTAAAGCATCTTCAAAAATGGGAGAAAACCTCTCAAATGAATCTTAAATTCAATAAAAACGACTATTTACACATCCAATACTATGAAAGTCTGTTCATTGGGGGAATCTGTAATTATTATACCTACTCTGAAAAGGTTTTTGATCTCAATAATAATAAAAAGCTGAAACTTAAGGATATCACTTCAATTCCGGAAGATAGACTTTCTGAAATATTAAGTAATAATATTGATAAAACAACGATGATGCAGCAGATGAAAAAATACGATGTTGATGAATATAATGCACTATTAGCAGAGAGAATTCCTTTAGCTGAGAATTTCTATTTCGATGAAAATAATCTGTATTTTCATTATAATAAGGATGAAATTAAAAAAGGATATTCAATTGGTGATATTATTATCCCTGTTTCTTGGAATGACCTGAGCGGAACCTTGAATATCGAATTTAAAGACCGAATGATGCTTAAATAA
- a CDS encoding diacylglycerol/lipid kinase family protein, translating to MEKVAFIINPFSAKKNYQPFLNELIKKVGNPLYYVSESIQGTDDFIHDNFNTIDIFVAIGGDGTISTVAKNLISTEKILAIFPAGSGNGFSNETKFSKNLDELLGKIKEKKSRKIDTFTVNDRLSINVSGTGFDGKVVKEFEKTDRGFKNYIKVSLKTFFNYKPIKVKFSDEKYQQYNGKYLMLNIANTRQFGNNAYIAPNASKSDGLVDMVLVKKFPLTYSALFAYRMFTKKLKDDDYVTYLPVSEIEFKVNTKNWHLDGEFNKIKSPIHVKVQPSSLNILI from the coding sequence ATGGAAAAAGTAGCCTTTATCATCAACCCTTTTTCGGCCAAAAAAAATTACCAGCCATTTCTTAATGAACTGATAAAAAAGGTTGGAAATCCGCTGTATTATGTTTCGGAATCTATTCAGGGAACAGATGATTTTATTCATGACAACTTTAATACAATTGATATTTTTGTAGCGATAGGAGGTGATGGAACGATTTCTACGGTAGCAAAAAACCTTATCAGTACAGAAAAAATTCTGGCTATTTTTCCTGCCGGTTCAGGAAATGGTTTTTCCAATGAAACAAAGTTCAGTAAAAATTTGGATGAACTTTTAGGGAAAATTAAAGAAAAAAAATCAAGAAAAATAGATACATTTACTGTGAATGACAGGCTTTCGATCAACGTTTCAGGAACAGGATTTGATGGAAAAGTAGTCAAAGAATTTGAAAAAACCGACCGCGGATTCAAAAACTATATCAAAGTTTCACTTAAAACTTTCTTCAATTACAAACCGATTAAGGTTAAATTTTCAGATGAAAAATATCAGCAATATAACGGTAAATATTTAATGCTGAATATCGCCAACACACGCCAGTTCGGTAACAACGCATATATTGCCCCAAACGCAAGTAAAAGTGACGGCTTGGTAGATATGGTTTTGGTTAAGAAATTTCCCCTGACTTATTCTGCACTCTTCGCCTACAGAATGTTTACAAAGAAACTGAAAGATGATGATTACGTCACTTATCTCCCTGTTTCTGAAATTGAATTTAAAGTAAACACCAAAAACTGGCATTTAGATGGAGAATTCAACAAAATAAAATCTCCAATCCATGTAAAAGTTCAGCCCTCAAGCTTGAATATTTTGATTTAG